In one window of Mytilus trossulus isolate FHL-02 chromosome 7, PNRI_Mtr1.1.1.hap1, whole genome shotgun sequence DNA:
- the LOC134726703 gene encoding short-chain collagen C4-like, which produces MMCYRLIFVYFLLTNLVCFILAGDLGSKKQERILISDSDAMNAQLITLERKLNAKISSIEAENAQLKVKLVASEQNIGIITKTIHNQFSYKGTSYTRWGRNDCPNKNGTQLVYAGIAGGGSYGETGGGTNYLCLPHDPDQSPADFPHGLEGSGYVARVWGAEYQYSFGQVKVDDDVPCAVCLDTTTETSVMIPAKTSCPSLWKRQYNGFLCANWHGHSGASEYACIDYDGEYIEGKRENQDGKLFYPVVSECGSLPCPPYVNAKYMVCVVCSK; this is translated from the exons ATGATGTGTTACAGATTAATTTTCGTGTATTTCCTTTTAACGAACCTCGTTTGCTTTATTTTGGCAGGTGACCTGGGTTCTAAGAAACAGGAACGTATATTAATAAGTGACTCGGACGCAATGAACGCTCAACTTATTACACTGGAGAGGAAGCTCAATGCGAAGATTTCATCGATAGAAGCTGAAAATGCCCAGCTAAAAGTAAAATTGGTAGCAAGCGAACAAAACATAGGGATAATCACAAAAACTATACATAATCAGTTTTCGTATAAAG GTACTTCTTATACACGATGGGGAAGAAATGATTGTCCAAATAAGAATGGTACTCAACTGGTTTATGCAg GTATCGCAGGTGGGGGAAGCTATGGTGAAACCGGAGGTGGTACTAACTACCTATGTTTGCCACATGATCCCGATCAAAGTCCCGCAGATTTTCCTCATGGGCTCGAAGGAAGTGGCTATGTTGCACGTGTTTGGGGAGCCGAATATCAGTACTCCTTCGGTCAGGTCAAGGTTGATGACGACGTTCCATGCGCAGTATGTCTCGATACAACAACAGAAACGTCTGTGATGATTCCTGCAAAAACGTCATGTCCATCTCTCTGGAAAAGACAATACAACGGATTTCTATGTGCCAATTGGCATGGTCATTCTGGGGCTTCTGAATATGCATGCATTGACTATGATGGAGAATATATTGAAGGAAAACGTGAAAATCAAGATGGAAAATTGTTCTATCCAGTTGTTTCAGAATGTGGCTCATTGCCCTGTCCACCTTATGTAAACGCTAAATATAtggtttgtgttgtttgttcaaaataa
- the LOC134726704 gene encoding short-chain collagen C4-like, giving the protein MRYISISVCVLITSLTCFSLANDLGPKKQERLLMSDPDAINAQLLTLERKLQEVIAKMSLIEDENSQLKVELVASKKQIEMNTNSIYNQLSYKGGTIYTRWGRKDCPNKNGTQLVYTGIAGGGSHAETGSGTNYLCLPHNPDEKPAQLSIGLELSNYVAHVWGAEYQFSLGKVKVDDDVPCAVCRDTTTETSLMIPAKSSCPSLWKKQYNGLLCANMYGHPAASEYACVDSEAQYFEGKRGSNDGKLFYPAVSVCGSLPCPLYENLKYMTCVVCSK; this is encoded by the exons ATGCGTTACATCTCCATATCCGTGTGTGTCCTTATAACCAGCCTCACCTGCTTCAGTTTGGCAAATGACTTGGGTCCTAAGAAACAGGAACGTTTATTAATGAGTGATCCAGACGCAATAAACGCTCAACTTCTTACACTAGAGCGGAAGTTACAGGAAGTCATTGCGAAAATGTCATTGATAGAAGATGAAAATTCACAGCTGAAAGTGGAATTAGTAGCAAGCAAAAAGCAAATAGAGATGAACACAAACAGCATATATAATCAATTGTCATATAAAG GAGGTACCATTTATACACGATGGGGAAGAAAGGATTGTCCAAATAAGAATGGTACTCAACTGGTATATACag GTATAGCTGGTGGAGGAAGCCATGCTGAAACCGGAAGTGGTACAAACTACTTATGTTTGCCGCACAATCCCGATGAAAAACCTGCACAATTATCCATTGGGCTCGAATTAAGTAATTATGTTGCACACGTTTGGGGAGCCGAATATCAGTTCTCCCTCGGCAAGGTCAAGGTTGACGACGACGTTCCATGCGCAGTATGTCGCGATACAACGACTGAAACTTCTTTGATGATTCCTGCAAAATCGTCATGTCCGTCTCTCTGGAAAAAACAATACAACGGATTACTGTGTGCCAATATGTATGGTCATCCTGCAGCTTCCGAATATGCATGTGTTGACTCAGAGGCACAATATTTTGAAGGAAAACGCGGAAGTAATGATGGCAAGTTGTTCTATCCAGCTGTTTCAGTTTGTGGTTCATTGCCATGCCCACTTTATGAGAACTTAAAATATATGAcatgtgttgtttgttcaaAATGA